A single window of Meiothermus sp. DNA harbors:
- a CDS encoding HAD family hydrolase, which translates to MIRAVLFDLDETLILDHPVSLHALRSCAFYAASWYSLDIPRLIQAAEENAVRLWRASPVFDYTQRIGHSAGEGLWARYEVQTHPALKILHDWAPAFRVAVWRESLDEQGVHDDALCEALAHRYLSERRLYPRYPEIDRLLKALSGYRLGIVTNGVPDLQREKLEGCLLQDRFDAVAVSGELDIGKPEPGIFEQICKELGVEPSECVMVGDNPERDVAGAAGVGMKSVWVERGFKPKDPRYKADLEVSNLLEMLPWLETL; encoded by the coding sequence GTGATTCGGGCTGTTCTTTTTGATCTTGACGAAACCCTGATCCTAGACCATCCGGTCTCGCTCCATGCATTGCGCAGTTGTGCTTTCTATGCGGCTTCCTGGTACAGCCTGGATATTCCCCGCTTGATTCAGGCGGCTGAAGAAAATGCTGTACGCCTGTGGAGGGCTTCGCCGGTTTTTGACTACACCCAACGCATCGGTCACAGTGCAGGCGAGGGGCTTTGGGCCCGCTACGAGGTGCAAACCCACCCCGCACTGAAAATCCTGCACGACTGGGCGCCGGCCTTTCGTGTGGCGGTCTGGCGTGAGTCTTTAGATGAGCAGGGTGTTCACGACGATGCGCTGTGTGAGGCGTTGGCTCATCGATACCTTTCCGAGCGGCGCTTGTACCCTCGTTATCCCGAAATTGACCGGCTGTTGAAAGCTCTTTCGGGTTACCGACTGGGCATTGTGACCAATGGCGTGCCCGATTTGCAGCGGGAGAAGCTCGAGGGTTGTCTTCTACAAGACCGTTTTGATGCCGTGGCAGTTTCGGGCGAACTCGATATTGGCAAGCCCGAGCCCGGCATCTTCGAGCAGATCTGCAAGGAACTCGGGGTGGAGCCTTCGGAATGTGTGATGGTGGGAGACAACCCCGAGCGGGATGTGGCCGGGGCGGCGGGCGTGGGGATGAAATCGGTCTGGGTGGAGCGTGGCTTCAAGCCCAAAGACCCTCGGTATAAAGCCGACCTCGAGGTCTCCAACCTGCTGGAGATGCTGCCTTGGCTGGAGACGTTATGA
- a CDS encoding protoglobin domain-containing protein — protein sequence MEAYGLLCKLIARTGLLEHHTQMLRKLEPLMTPMASEIALAFYDYLGRDPEMHQILWGTPGRVERLYRSFAAWYREIFSGLYDEAYAKRRVRIGLVHAHVGVRPEHVLPAAGIVQELTLEHLRQALRGSEVFLAIESFEKIMAVEMALMEESYLQALIEGLKLTREVGEAAVLGARVLLEAN from the coding sequence ATGGAAGCCTATGGGCTACTGTGCAAACTGATAGCGCGCACGGGTCTCCTCGAGCACCATACTCAGATGCTGCGAAAGCTCGAGCCCCTCATGACCCCCATGGCTTCGGAAATCGCCCTGGCCTTCTACGACTATCTGGGTCGCGACCCCGAGATGCACCAAATTCTCTGGGGAACGCCCGGTCGGGTGGAGCGGCTGTACCGTTCGTTTGCCGCCTGGTACCGCGAGATTTTTTCGGGCCTCTATGACGAAGCCTATGCCAAGCGGCGTGTGCGCATTGGCCTGGTACATGCCCACGTAGGGGTGCGGCCCGAGCATGTGTTGCCCGCGGCGGGTATCGTGCAGGAGCTAACTTTAGAGCACCTTCGGCAAGCCCTGCGGGGCAGCGAGGTGTTTTTGGCCATCGAGTCCTTTGAGAAAATCATGGCTGTGGAGATGGCCCTGATGGAGGAAAGCTACCTGCAGGCCCTGATCGAGGGTCTGAAACTCACCCGGGAAGTTGGTGAGGCTGCTGTGCTGGGAGCACGGGTTTTGCTGGAGGCAAATTAG
- a CDS encoding aspartate kinase, whose product MALIVQKYGGTSVGDLERIHKVAQRIHHYLEKGHQIAVVVSAMGRMTDELIALAKRVNKRPPQRELDMLTTIGEQQSVALLSMQLNAMGIPARGFTQHQIGITTDGRFGDARILRVEPTLIQQALDRGEVAVVAGFMGTTPEGELTTLGRGGSDTTAVALAAALGAQECEIFTDTEGVYTTDPHAIPEAQKLSRIGYDQMLEMAALGARVLHPRSVYYGKRYGVKIHVRSSFSYNPGTIVTEDGMELDRPVTGVALDDEIAQIGLVGIPDRPGIAARVFEALARKGVAVDMIIQGVPGHEASRTQMAFTVNQDFAEEAMEALEPVLAEIGGEAQLRRDICKISIVGVALASTPGIPARMFQALSSVGANIDMIATSEVRISAIIPLQSAEAALRAVHSAFELDKPVAS is encoded by the coding sequence ATGGCGCTGATTGTGCAGAAATACGGTGGAACCAGCGTGGGCGACCTCGAGCGCATCCACAAGGTGGCCCAGCGCATTCACCACTACCTCGAGAAGGGGCACCAGATTGCGGTGGTGGTCTCGGCCATGGGCCGCATGACCGACGAGCTGATTGCCCTGGCCAAGCGGGTGAACAAACGCCCGCCCCAACGCGAGCTCGACATGCTGACCACCATCGGCGAGCAGCAGTCGGTGGCGCTGCTCTCGATGCAGCTCAACGCCATGGGCATTCCGGCGCGGGGCTTTACCCAGCACCAGATTGGCATCACCACCGATGGGCGCTTTGGCGATGCCCGCATTCTACGGGTGGAGCCCACGCTCATCCAACAAGCCCTGGATAGGGGAGAGGTCGCGGTGGTGGCCGGCTTTATGGGCACCACCCCCGAAGGTGAACTCACCACCCTGGGGCGTGGGGGCTCCGACACCACGGCGGTGGCCCTGGCGGCGGCCCTGGGGGCTCAGGAGTGCGAGATTTTCACCGATACGGAAGGGGTCTACACCACCGACCCCCACGCCATTCCCGAGGCCCAGAAACTGAGCCGAATCGGCTACGACCAGATGCTCGAGATGGCCGCCCTGGGGGCGCGGGTGCTGCACCCACGTTCGGTTTACTACGGCAAGCGCTACGGGGTGAAAATCCACGTGCGCAGCAGCTTTTCCTATAACCCTGGCACCATAGTGACGGAGGATGGTATGGAACTCGATCGCCCAGTGACGGGGGTAGCCCTCGACGATGAAATCGCCCAGATTGGCCTGGTTGGTATTCCCGACCGGCCCGGCATTGCGGCGCGGGTTTTTGAGGCCCTGGCGCGCAAAGGGGTGGCGGTGGACATGATTATCCAGGGGGTGCCCGGTCACGAGGCCAGCCGCACCCAGATGGCTTTTACGGTCAACCAGGACTTTGCCGAGGAGGCCATGGAGGCCCTCGAGCCCGTTCTGGCCGAAATCGGGGGCGAGGCCCAGCTTCGCCGCGACATCTGCAAAATCTCCATCGTGGGGGTGGCCCTGGCCTCCACCCCCGGTATACCGGCCCGCATGTTTCAGGCGCTCTCGAGCGTGGGCGCCAACATAGACATGATTGCGACCAGCGAGGTGCGGATCTCTGCGATTATCCCTTTGCAGTCTGCCGAGGCTGCTTTACGCGCCGTGCATAGTGCGTTTGAGCTGGACAAGCCCGTTGCGAGCTAG
- a CDS encoding cupin domain-containing protein — MSVFPEWFKAFKQVEIWPGMDMAVLSGQKGQAGFAQVQEETFVPEHAHDGQWGVVLEGEVEFIIGGEKKVIRKGDYYHIPAGVPHSARLAPGTAFIDVWENERFPAERLK, encoded by the coding sequence ATGAGCGTCTTTCCGGAGTGGTTCAAAGCCTTCAAACAGGTGGAAATCTGGCCCGGTATGGACATGGCGGTGCTCTCGGGGCAAAAGGGGCAGGCCGGGTTTGCCCAGGTGCAGGAAGAAACCTTTGTGCCCGAGCACGCCCACGACGGACAGTGGGGCGTGGTGCTGGAGGGTGAGGTGGAGTTCATCATAGGTGGCGAGAAGAAGGTCATTCGCAAAGGAGATTACTATCACATTCCCGCCGGTGTGCCGCACAGCGCCAGACTGGCGCCCGGCACTGCCTTCATCGACGTTTGGGAGAACGAACGCTTCCCGGCAGAGCGGCTCAAGTAA
- a CDS encoding enoyl-CoA hydratase-related protein, with amino-acid sequence MYENILVETHGRVGLVKLNRPKQLNALNTQTLRELAQAIGAFEQDETIGAMVITGNERAFAAGADIAEFQQTNLSDLLRGLRADQYETLRKVRKPLVAAVSGFAYGGGCELALLCDLIVASDTARFAQPEINLGIIPGGGGTQRLTRQVGKYLAMEVILAGRVLSAWEAMQHGLVNKVVPVELYLEEALELAQSIAGRAPLAARLAKEAISRAQDMSLENGLALERSNFLIAFGSEDKHEGTTAFVEKRKPVWKGQ; translated from the coding sequence ATGTACGAGAACATTCTGGTCGAAACCCACGGGCGGGTAGGGCTGGTGAAGCTCAACCGGCCCAAGCAACTCAACGCCCTCAACACCCAGACCTTGCGCGAGCTGGCCCAGGCCATTGGGGCTTTTGAGCAAGACGAGACCATCGGGGCCATGGTCATCACCGGCAACGAACGGGCCTTTGCCGCCGGGGCCGACATCGCCGAGTTTCAGCAGACCAACCTGAGCGACCTGCTACGGGGTCTGCGGGCCGACCAGTACGAAACCCTGCGCAAGGTTCGCAAACCCCTGGTTGCGGCGGTTTCGGGGTTCGCCTACGGCGGGGGCTGCGAGCTGGCCCTGCTCTGCGACCTGATTGTGGCTTCCGATACCGCCCGGTTTGCCCAGCCCGAGATCAACCTGGGCATCATCCCCGGTGGCGGGGGCACCCAGCGCCTGACCCGGCAGGTGGGCAAATACCTGGCCATGGAGGTGATTCTGGCCGGACGGGTGCTCTCGGCCTGGGAGGCTATGCAGCATGGCCTGGTGAACAAGGTGGTTCCGGTGGAGCTGTATCTGGAAGAGGCCCTCGAGCTCGCCCAGAGCATCGCCGGCCGCGCCCCTCTGGCCGCCCGACTGGCCAAGGAGGCCATCAGCCGGGCCCAGGATATGAGCCTGGAAAACGGACTGGCCTTGGAGCGCAGCAACTTCCTGATTGCCTTTGGCAGCGAGGACAAACACGAGGGCACCACGGCTTTTGTGGAGAAGCGAAAACCGGTATGGAAAGGCCAATAA
- a CDS encoding phosphoribosyltransferase, with the protein MSESQSYSGKQYLTWHDITNLVSRLLGQVNPNDFDCILAVTRGGMIPACLVSEATDQRNILTAAVMFYTDVGETIKDPVFLQFPSDHLLYGKRVLIVDDVWDSGKTAVAVRERIKMAGGKPQVAVLHYKPRKSQFPGDAPDYYAAETDAWIVYPWDPAQGWTTLGQGAGQA; encoded by the coding sequence ATGAGCGAATCCCAGAGCTATTCGGGTAAGCAGTACCTGACCTGGCACGACATCACCAATCTGGTGTCCAGGCTGTTGGGCCAGGTCAACCCCAACGACTTCGACTGTATTCTGGCCGTTACCCGGGGCGGCATGATTCCGGCCTGTTTGGTCTCGGAAGCCACCGACCAGCGCAACATCCTGACCGCGGCGGTAATGTTCTATACCGATGTGGGCGAGACCATCAAAGACCCGGTTTTTCTGCAGTTTCCCTCCGACCACCTGCTCTATGGCAAGCGCGTCCTGATTGTGGACGATGTTTGGGACTCGGGCAAAACGGCGGTAGCGGTTCGGGAGCGCATCAAGATGGCAGGAGGTAAGCCACAGGTGGCGGTTTTGCACTATAAGCCGCGCAAAAGCCAGTTTCCCGGCGACGCCCCCGACTATTACGCTGCCGAGACCGATGCCTGGATTGTGTATCCCTGGGATCCGGCGCAAGGGTGGACCACATTGGGCCAGGGGGCGGGCCAGGCTTAG
- the ruvA gene encoding Holliday junction branch migration protein RuvA, translating to MVRYLRGTVLKKSQSSVVLLVGGVGLEAGCPASTLAQLSEGQEAILHTKLIVREDDLSLFGFADERSLELFELLLSVSGVGPKVALNLLSSQTPALLARALAEGDLRLLTAAQGVGKKLAERIALELRGKVPAHLMGEGGALVRTTHTQEAELALVALGFRESQVRSVVAEIAQKNPEAGTQELIKLALKALR from the coding sequence GTGGTTCGCTACCTGAGGGGAACCGTCCTCAAAAAAAGCCAGAGCAGTGTGGTTTTGCTGGTAGGGGGGGTGGGTCTGGAGGCCGGCTGTCCGGCCTCTACGCTGGCCCAGCTCAGCGAAGGGCAGGAGGCCATCCTGCATACCAAGCTAATTGTTCGTGAGGACGACCTTTCGCTTTTTGGCTTTGCCGACGAACGCAGTCTGGAGCTATTTGAGCTACTGCTCTCGGTCTCGGGGGTGGGGCCCAAGGTAGCCCTCAACCTGCTTTCCTCGCAAACTCCCGCCCTGCTGGCCCGGGCCCTAGCCGAGGGCGATTTGCGCTTGCTCACAGCGGCCCAGGGCGTGGGCAAGAAGCTGGCCGAGCGGATTGCCCTCGAGCTGCGCGGCAAGGTACCGGCTCACCTGATGGGCGAAGGGGGTGCTCTCGTTCGAACCACCCACACCCAGGAGGCCGAGCTAGCCCTGGTCGCCCTAGGTTTCCGTGAGAGCCAGGTGCGCAGTGTGGTGGCCGAGATTGCCCAGAAAAACCCCGAGGCCGGCACCCAGGAACTCATCAAGCTGGCCCTGAAGGCGCTGCGTTAG
- a CDS encoding enoyl-CoA hydratase-related protein — protein MSVLLTELQGGILTLTLNRPEAINALTTEMLKELGRVLAKEAPLPEVRAVVLRGAGRGFCSGQDLREFEGQRISYKAHLRNYQSVVEGLANLEKPVLAAIHGAAAGAGLSLALACDLRVAAADAVFTTGFSKIGLIPDAGMNYHLPRMLGYARAFELEALSPRLGAEEALALGLVNRVVPVESFSEEVARLAGELAQGPTKTYGLIKRALRKSASATLEEMLEYEALLQEVAGRTEDHQEGVQAFYEKRPARFQGK, from the coding sequence ATGAGCGTCTTACTCACAGAACTTCAAGGGGGCATCCTGACCCTTACCCTGAACCGGCCCGAGGCCATCAACGCCCTGACCACCGAGATGCTCAAAGAGCTGGGTAGGGTGCTGGCCAAAGAAGCCCCCCTGCCCGAGGTGCGCGCGGTGGTGCTGCGGGGCGCGGGCCGCGGCTTTTGTTCGGGTCAGGATTTGCGTGAGTTTGAGGGCCAGCGTATCTCCTACAAGGCCCACCTACGCAACTATCAGTCGGTAGTGGAGGGCCTCGCCAATCTGGAAAAACCCGTGCTGGCGGCCATCCACGGCGCCGCTGCTGGGGCCGGCCTCTCGCTGGCACTGGCCTGCGACCTGCGGGTGGCTGCCGCCGACGCGGTTTTCACCACCGGCTTTAGCAAGATTGGACTCATCCCCGACGCCGGCATGAACTACCACCTGCCGCGCATGTTGGGCTATGCCAGAGCTTTTGAGCTGGAGGCCCTCTCGCCCCGGCTAGGGGCCGAAGAAGCGCTGGCCCTGGGGCTGGTAAACCGGGTGGTGCCGGTGGAATCGTTTAGCGAAGAGGTTGCCAGGCTGGCAGGTGAGCTGGCCCAGGGGCCCACCAAGACCTATGGCCTGATCAAGCGGGCCCTGCGGAAGAGCGCCAGCGCCACCCTGGAAGAGATGCTCGAGTACGAGGCCTTGCTACAAGAGGTGGCGGGCCGCACCGAAGACCACCAGGAGGGCGTGCAGGCTTTCTACGAGAAGCGCCCCGCCCGCTTTCAGGGAAAGTAG